A stretch of Usitatibacter palustris DNA encodes these proteins:
- a CDS encoding GNAT family N-acetyltransferase yields MAELLRALLLEIPELIETERMQLRAVRAGQGAEVHEALVESYPQLATWMPWAKQLQSSEETEAYAREAQAKWLARTTLDFTWYSKDGAVVGKGGLHTIDWAIPKFEIGYWVRTTRARQGFASEGTRALAEFARTHLGARRIEITSDARNLPSRRVAEKCGFTLEGIRLQSRRDNAGDLADSCMYARVF; encoded by the coding sequence GTGGCCGAGCTGCTTCGCGCGCTCCTCCTGGAAATTCCCGAGCTCATCGAGACGGAGCGGATGCAGCTTCGGGCGGTGCGAGCCGGGCAGGGCGCCGAGGTGCACGAGGCGCTCGTCGAATCCTACCCACAGCTCGCGACGTGGATGCCCTGGGCGAAGCAGCTGCAGTCGTCCGAGGAGACCGAGGCGTATGCGCGCGAGGCTCAGGCCAAATGGCTCGCGCGAACGACGCTCGATTTCACCTGGTACTCGAAGGACGGGGCCGTCGTGGGCAAGGGCGGCCTCCACACCATCGACTGGGCCATCCCGAAGTTCGAGATCGGCTACTGGGTGCGGACCACGCGAGCTCGCCAGGGATTTGCCTCCGAGGGGACTCGTGCCTTGGCCGAGTTCGCGCGAACGCACCTGGGTGCCCGCCGCATCGAAATCACCTCGGATGCGCGCAACCTTCCCAGCCGGCGCGTGGCTGAGAAGTGCGGCTTCACGCTCGAGGGAATTCGCCTCCAGTCCCGCCGTGACAACGCCGGTGATCTCGCCGATTCGTGCATGTACGCGAGGGTGTTCTGA
- the ruvC gene encoding crossover junction endodeoxyribonuclease RuvC codes for MAVIRILGIDPGLAVTGYGLIEKDGSHLAYIASGRIRSREASTLPLRLAALLAGLAEVIDGFHPGEVAVEEVFVNVNPKSTLLLGQARGAAISAAVLAKLPVAEYTAMQIKQAVVGNGHARKEQVQEMVKRLLKLPVAPGPDASDALACAICHAHGGLGMGAIVTRGRRVKRGRLS; via the coding sequence GTGGCAGTCATCCGCATCCTCGGCATCGACCCGGGTCTCGCGGTGACAGGCTATGGACTGATCGAAAAAGATGGCTCGCATCTCGCGTACATCGCGAGCGGGCGCATCCGTTCGCGCGAGGCCAGCACGCTCCCGCTTCGGCTCGCGGCGCTGCTCGCGGGCCTCGCCGAAGTGATCGACGGTTTCCACCCCGGCGAAGTCGCGGTCGAGGAAGTGTTCGTGAACGTGAACCCGAAGTCCACGCTGCTGCTCGGACAGGCGCGCGGTGCGGCCATCTCCGCGGCAGTCCTTGCGAAGCTGCCCGTGGCGGAGTACACCGCCATGCAGATCAAGCAAGCGGTGGTCGGCAACGGCCACGCGCGCAAGGAGCAGGTGCAGGAGATGGTGAAGCGATTGCTGAAGCTTCCGGTGGCACCGGGCCCCGATGCATCGGATGCATTGGCCTGCGCGATCTGCCACGCCCACGGCGGCCTGGGCATGGGCGCGATCGTCACGCGCGGGCGCCGCGTCAAGCGCGGGAGGCTCTCGTGA
- the ruvA gene encoding Holliday junction branch migration protein RuvA, with the protein MIGKILGILTEKHPPQVMVVAGGVGYEIDVPMSTFYNLPRTGEPVELLTHLVVREDAHLLFGFLTNNERLAFRQLLKVNGVGPKVALSVLSGLSVDDLAAAVASEDAGRLTKVPGVGRKTAERLILELRDKLPASVALAKSSSPQADDVLNALMGLGYNEREAAAAVKQLPPDLAIADAIRQALKHLAKT; encoded by the coding sequence GTGATCGGCAAGATCTTGGGGATCCTCACCGAGAAGCATCCGCCCCAGGTCATGGTCGTCGCCGGTGGTGTCGGCTACGAGATCGATGTGCCGATGAGCACGTTCTACAACCTGCCGCGCACGGGCGAGCCGGTCGAGTTGCTCACGCACCTCGTCGTGCGCGAAGACGCCCATTTGCTCTTCGGTTTCCTCACCAACAACGAGCGTCTCGCGTTTCGCCAGCTTCTCAAGGTGAACGGTGTCGGGCCGAAGGTGGCCCTGTCGGTCCTGTCGGGACTTTCCGTGGACGACCTCGCCGCGGCCGTGGCGAGCGAAGACGCCGGACGCCTCACCAAGGTCCCCGGCGTGGGGCGGAAGACGGCGGAGCGGCTGATCCTCGAGCTGCGCGACAAGCTGCCGGCCTCCGTGGCGCTCGCGAAATCGAGCTCGCCCCAGGCGGACGACGTGCTCAATGCGCTCATGGGCCTTGGGTACAATGAACGCGAAGCGGCGGCAGCCGTGAAGCAGTTGCCGCCCGACCTGGCGATCGCCGATGCGATTCGCCAAGCGCTCAAGCATCTGGCCAAAACGTGA